A region of Pseudomonas saponiphila DNA encodes the following proteins:
- a CDS encoding LysR family transcriptional regulator, whose protein sequence is MELRHLRYFIAVAEELHFGRAAQVLGISQPPLSQQIQALEQEVGARLFERTNRRVELSEAGRLFLEEARLVLAQVDKAADVARRAQLGELGELKIGFTSSAPFNSTIPQAIFAFRQRFPAVHLKLKEMSSTQVAEALVDQSIQVGIMRPLPLPDSLSVVELLREPLVAVLSSKHPLAGGSEEGLHLAALAQEPFVFFPRSYGSGLYAQLLNLSRDAGFTPHFAQEAAEAMTIIGLVAAGLGVSVLPASYQRMRIDGVVYRRLLDPEAMTAVWLVQRQDQCSPMARAFVELLTRKTGGVS, encoded by the coding sequence ATGGAATTGCGTCACTTGCGCTACTTCATCGCCGTGGCCGAAGAGCTGCACTTCGGCCGCGCGGCCCAGGTCCTGGGCATTTCCCAGCCACCGCTGAGCCAGCAGATCCAGGCCCTGGAACAGGAGGTGGGCGCCCGCCTGTTCGAGCGCACCAATCGTCGGGTCGAGCTCAGCGAAGCCGGCCGCCTGTTCCTCGAAGAGGCGCGCCTGGTGCTGGCCCAGGTGGACAAGGCGGCGGACGTGGCGCGGCGCGCGCAGCTGGGCGAGCTGGGGGAACTGAAGATCGGCTTCACCTCCTCGGCGCCGTTCAACTCGACCATTCCCCAGGCGATCTTCGCCTTCCGCCAGCGCTTTCCCGCGGTGCACCTCAAGCTCAAGGAAATGAGCAGCACCCAGGTGGCCGAGGCGCTGGTGGACCAGTCGATCCAGGTCGGCATCATGCGGCCCCTGCCATTGCCGGACTCGCTGTCGGTGGTGGAACTGCTGCGCGAGCCGCTGGTGGCGGTGCTCAGTTCCAAGCACCCGCTGGCGGGCGGCAGCGAAGAGGGGCTGCACCTGGCGGCGCTGGCCCAGGAGCCCTTTGTGTTCTTTCCCCGCAGCTACGGCAGCGGGCTGTATGCCCAATTGCTCAACCTGTCCCGAGACGCCGGTTTCACCCCGCATTTTGCCCAGGAGGCGGCGGAGGCCATGACCATCATCGGCCTGGTGGCGGCGGGCCTCGGTGTTTCGGTGCTGCCGGCGTCCTACCAGCGCATGCGCATCGACGGCGTGGTCTACCGCCGCCTGCTCGACCCCGAGGCCATGACCGCGGTGTGGCTGGTGCAGCGCCAGGATCAGTGCTCACCCATGGCCAGGGCCTTTGTCGAACTCCTGACGCGCAAGACCGGGGGCGTGTCCTGA
- a CDS encoding excinuclease, whose amino-acid sequence MRLNTLAATATLLLCTLPGVSQARDTALFLPFDKVVAEAISTGKIDGSVKFYLAGNKPAGKVSVLSPGAVTNKKTNAFGKADQVACEWALQSALITLHEAAKKVGANAVTDIASFYKSRERKDATTYECHAGAIMAGVALRGDLSKVQ is encoded by the coding sequence ATGCGTTTGAACACCCTGGCGGCTACCGCCACCCTGCTGCTGTGCACCCTGCCCGGCGTCAGCCAGGCCCGCGACACCGCCCTGTTCCTGCCGTTCGACAAGGTGGTCGCCGAGGCCATCAGCACCGGCAAGATCGACGGCAGCGTGAAGTTCTACCTGGCGGGCAACAAGCCGGCCGGCAAGGTCAGCGTGCTGAGCCCCGGCGCCGTGACCAACAAGAAGACCAACGCCTTCGGCAAGGCCGATCAGGTGGCCTGCGAGTGGGCCTTGCAGTCGGCACTGATCACCCTGCATGAAGCGGCGAAGAAAGTCGGCGCCAATGCCGTGACCGACATCGCCAGCTTCTACAAGAGCCGCGAGCGCAAGGACGCCACGACCTATGAGTGCCATGCCGGCGCGATCATGGCGGGCGTGGCGCTGCGCGGGGATCTGTCCAAGGTGCAGTGA
- a CDS encoding beta-ketoacyl-ACP synthase — translation MKRVVVTGMAGITALGNDWASIAERFAANRTGIRRMDEWDRFSELNTRLAGPIDDFQVPSHWTRKQLRSMGRVSRLAVGAAEQALADAGLLGEPSIRDGRMGVACGSSTGSTDEIKAFGNMLLNSVAEGLNANSYVRMMPHTTAANISIFFGLTGRLIPTSSACTSGSQGIGYAYEAIKFGRLPLMLAGGAEELCPTEAMVFDALYATSLKNDAPHTSPRPYDTDRDGLVIGEGGGMLVLEELEHALARGARIHAEIVGFGSNADGQHTTRPEQSTMRRAMELALEDAALAPSAIGYVNGHGTATEQGDIAETLATSSLFGSRMPISSQKSFLGHTLGACGALESWFSIEMLNRDLYVHTCNLDQVDPRCGELDYLQGGFRAMSHEFVMNNNFAFGGVNTSLIFRRWT, via the coding sequence ATGAAACGCGTGGTCGTCACCGGCATGGCCGGCATCACCGCCCTGGGCAACGACTGGGCCAGCATCGCCGAGCGCTTTGCCGCCAACCGCACTGGCATCCGGCGCATGGACGAATGGGATCGGTTCAGCGAGCTCAACACCCGCCTGGCCGGCCCCATCGATGACTTCCAGGTGCCGAGCCACTGGACCCGCAAGCAACTGCGCAGCATGGGTCGGGTGTCGCGGCTGGCGGTCGGCGCCGCCGAGCAGGCCCTGGCCGATGCCGGGCTCTTGGGCGAGCCGTCGATCAGGGACGGGCGCATGGGCGTGGCCTGCGGCTCTTCCACCGGCAGCACCGACGAGATCAAGGCCTTCGGCAACATGCTGCTGAACTCGGTGGCCGAGGGGCTCAACGCCAACTCCTACGTGCGCATGATGCCCCACACCACCGCGGCCAATATCAGCATCTTCTTCGGCCTCACCGGACGCCTGATTCCCACCTCCAGCGCCTGCACCAGCGGCAGCCAGGGCATCGGCTATGCCTATGAAGCGATCAAGTTCGGCCGTCTGCCGCTGATGCTCGCCGGCGGCGCCGAAGAGCTGTGCCCCACCGAAGCCATGGTGTTCGACGCGCTCTACGCCACCAGCCTGAAAAACGATGCGCCACACACCAGCCCCAGGCCCTACGACACCGACCGCGACGGCCTGGTGATCGGTGAAGGCGGCGGCATGCTGGTGCTCGAAGAGCTGGAGCACGCCCTGGCCCGTGGCGCGCGCATTCACGCGGAAATCGTCGGTTTCGGCAGCAACGCCGACGGCCAGCACACCACCCGTCCCGAGCAGAGCACCATGCGCCGGGCCATGGAGCTGGCGCTGGAAGACGCGGCCCTGGCCCCCTCGGCCATCGGCTATGTCAACGGCCACGGCACCGCCACCGAGCAGGGCGATATCGCCGAGACCCTGGCCACCAGCAGCCTGTTCGGCAGCCGCATGCCCATCAGTTCGCAAAAGAGCTTTCTCGGCCACACCCTGGGCGCCTGCGGCGCGCTGGAATCCTGGTTCAGCATCGAGATGCTCAACCGCGACCTGTACGTACACACCTGCAACCTGGACCAGGTCGATCCGCGCTGCGGCGAGCTGGACTACCTGCAGGGCGGCTTCCGGGCCATGAGCCACGAATTCGTGATGAACAACAACTTTGCCTTTGGCGGGGTCAACACCTCGTTGATCTTCCGCCGCTGGACTTGA
- the fabG gene encoding 3-oxoacyl-ACP reductase FabG gives MTDSVLVTGSSRGIGRAIALRLARAGYDLVLHCRSGRSEAEAVKGEIEALGRGARILQFDVADREACRTALEADVEAHGAYYGVVLNAGLTRDGAFPALSEDDWDQVLRTNLDGFYNVLHPVMMPMIRRRASGRIVCITSVSGLIGNRGQVNYSASKAGLIGAAKALAIELGKRKITVNCVAPGLIDTAMLDENVPVDELMKMIPAQRMGTPEEVAGAVNFLMSAEAAYITRQVLAVNGGLC, from the coding sequence ATGACTGACTCCGTACTGGTCACCGGCTCCAGCCGTGGCATCGGCCGCGCCATCGCCCTGCGTCTGGCCCGGGCCGGTTATGACCTGGTGCTGCACTGCCGCAGCGGCCGCAGCGAAGCCGAAGCCGTCAAGGGCGAGATCGAAGCCCTGGGCCGCGGCGCCCGCATTCTGCAATTCGATGTAGCGGACCGGGAAGCCTGCCGGACGGCCCTGGAGGCCGACGTCGAAGCCCATGGCGCCTATTACGGCGTAGTGCTCAACGCCGGGCTGACCCGCGACGGCGCCTTCCCGGCCCTGAGCGAAGACGACTGGGACCAGGTGCTGCGCACCAACCTCGACGGTTTCTACAACGTCCTGCACCCGGTGATGATGCCGATGATCCGCCGCCGCGCCTCCGGGCGCATTGTCTGCATCACCTCGGTGTCGGGGCTGATCGGCAACCGCGGCCAGGTCAACTACAGCGCCTCCAAGGCCGGGCTGATCGGCGCGGCCAAGGCCCTGGCCATCGAGCTGGGCAAGCGCAAGATCACCGTCAATTGCGTGGCACCGGGGCTGATCGACACCGCCATGCTCGATGAGAACGTGCCGGTGGACGAGCTGATGAAGATGATTCCCGCGCAGCGCATGGGCACCCCGGAAGAGGTGGCCGGGGCGGTGAACTTCCTGATGTCCGCCGAGGCCGCCTACATCACCCGCCAGGTGCTGGCGGTGAACGGGGGCCTGTGCTGA